From the Notolabrus celidotus isolate fNotCel1 chromosome 12, fNotCel1.pri, whole genome shotgun sequence genome, one window contains:
- the si:ch211-107n13.1 gene encoding protein FAM110C, whose product MKPLTPIGSPSPLRLLNKGPDYLRRQIDGGGNGRSISAVERLEADKAKYVKSQQVINTKQEPVLVPCATPPPQPRRAFSTTGSMTPHLPPRRSSNTAFSTLSGSFTSRDENENDDSRKENRRTSVDVEAHNRSNVNKMLPPNPRTPGKNILVAPHSAPVLRRSTGKRMLRPDSLLIYRQKKECKSPSGAAEGESNNSELKGYSFVRRLFQGSMREKSSSGEGKIQKMVIGEEKAPSRDGESRMSWTNEKDTTDAGLVSRRSSKTDQERSPGSIPSPGTGCTLELTKTGVTNGTNDGDNDGITTNGNHSSKPDDQNDPWKRASPQPAPRRRFGELQRSKSDLRLRGSVALSEQEHFFDFCGLDMDMIDRLGRDNFLSGASSIDTLSLALRSVGGDGCGGSEPSEFSRHSGDGLFQEELADQIPTGVSIIERNARVIKWLYGCKNAAREGPKESTV is encoded by the coding sequence ATGAAGCCCCTAACACCAATTGGATCCCCCTCTCCTCTGAGGCTCCTCAACAAGGGTCCAGACTACCTGCGCAGGCAGATAGATGGTGGAGGCAACGGACGCTCAATCAGCGCGGTGGAGAGACTTGAGGCGGACAAAGCCAAATATGTGAAGAGCCAGCAGGTGATTAACACCAAACAGGAGCCTGTGCTAGTGCCCTGTGCCACCCCACCACCGCAGCCCCGAAGAGCCTTTTCCACCACTGGCAGCATGACACCTCATCTTCCCCCTCGCCGGTCCTCAAACACCGCCTTCTCTACACTCTCTGGATCCTTCACCTCaagagatgaaaatgaaaacgATGACTCGAGGAAGGAGAACAGACGGACTTCGGTTGACGTTGAAGCGCACAACAGGAGCAATGTGAACAAAATGCTGCCCCCCAACCCAAGGACTCCtgggaaaaatattttagtAGCACCTCACAGTGCTCCTGTTCTCAGAAGAAGCACCGGTAAACGCATGCTGAGGCCGGACTCCCTCCTCATTTACAGGCAAAAGAAAGAGTGCAAAAGTCCCAGTGgggcagcagagggagagagtaaTAACTCAGAACTGAAGGGTTATAGTTTTGTCCGCCGCCTCTTCCAGGGCTCCATGAGGGAGAAGAGTAGCAGCGGTGAAGGAAAAATCCAAAAGATGGTGATCGGTGAAGAGAAAGCACCATCACGGGATGGAGAATCCCGCATGTCTTGGACCAACGAAAAGGACACTACTGATGCTGGACTAGTGAGCCGGAGGTCTAGTAAAACTGACCAAGAACGCAGCCCAGGGTCCATCCCAAGCCCTGGGACTGGCTGTACACTTGAACTAACAAAGACTGGAGTTACAAATGGTACCAATGATGGAGACAATGATGGTATCACCACCAATGGCAACCACTCAAGTAAACCTGATGATCAGAACGACCCCTGGAAGAGGGCGTCGCCGCAGCCAGCACCCAGAAGGCGGTTTGGGGAGTTGCAGCGGTCAAAGTCAGATCTGCGTCTTCGAGGCTCAGTAGCACTATCAGAGCAGGAGCATTTCTTTGACTTCTGCGGGTTGGACATGGACATGATAGACCGCCTAGGTCGAGATAACTTCCTCTCTGGTGCCAGCTCCATAGACACGCTGTCGTTGGCGCTCCGCAGTGTTGGAGGGGACGGCTGTGGGGGCTCGGAGCCCAGCGAGTTCTCCCGACACTCAGGGGACGGGTTGTttcaggaggagctggctgatCAGATTCCCACTGGAGTGTCAATAATTGAGAGGAATGCTCGGGTCATAAAGTGGCTTTACGGGTGTAAGAATGCTGCTCGAGAGGGACCCAAAGAGTCTACTGTTTAA